The following are encoded together in the Camelina sativa cultivar DH55 unplaced genomic scaffold, Cs unpScaffold00506, whole genome shotgun sequence genome:
- the LOC104773239 gene encoding galactoside 2-alpha-L-fucosyltransferase-like, whose product MDQNPYRRRSSPIRTTTGGSKSVNFSELLPMKYLSSSKMKLTRTFTSCLILCSVLVAFSMIFNYHPSDSNRIMGFAEARVLDGGGFSNVTKIDSNDSDKLLGGL is encoded by the exons ATGGATCAGAATCCGTATAGGAGAAGATCGTCTCCTATCAGAACCACAACCGGCGGTTCAAAGTCTGTCAACTTCTCCGAACTACTTCCGATGAAGTATCTCAGCTCCAGTAAGATGAAGCTCACGAGAACCTTCACTAGTTGCTTGATACTTTGCTCTGTACTAGTAGCATTCTCAATGATCTTCAACTACCACCCATCTGATTCAAATCGGATAATGGGTTTCGCCGAAGCAAGAGTTCTCGACGGCGGTGGCTTCTCCAATGTTACTAAAATCG attcaAATGATTCTGATAAGCTTCTCGGAGGACTATAA
- the LOC104773241 gene encoding subtilisin-like protease SBT4.2 translates to MGALPAKSSYSPMSHHYNILQEVIESSSVEDSLVRSYGRSFNGFAAQLTESERDKLIGMKGVVSVFPSKVYKIMTTRSYEFMGLGDKSNHVPEVESNIIVGVIDGGIWPESKSFSDEGIGPIPKKWKGTCAGGANFTCNRKVIGARHYVEDSARDTDAHGSHTASTAAGNKVKGVSLNGVAKGTARGGVPLGRISVYKVCEPAGCSGDRLLAAFDDAIADGVDVITISIGGGVTQVDIDPIAIGSFHAMDKGIVTTVAVGNAGSKLGKADNVAPWLISVAAGSTDRKFVTNVVNGDDKILPGRSINDFDLKGKKYPLAYGKTASNNCTEELARGCDSGCLNNVEGKIVVCDVPNNVTEQKIGGAVGTILHVTDVDTPGLGHIPVATLDDTNYEALRSYALSSPNPQGTILKTVTVKDNDAPVVPTFSSRGPNRLFSDILKPDITAPGVNILAAYSPLAQTALPGQSVDYYFMTGTSMACPHVAGVAAYVKTIRPDWSASAVKSAIMTTAWAMNASKNAEAEFAYGSGFVNPTVAVDPGLVYEIAKEDYLNMLCSLDYSSVGISTIAGGTFTCSEKSKLTMRNLNYPSMSAKVSASSSSDITFSRKVTNVGKKGSTYKAKLSGDPKLSIKVEPDTITFKSPGEKKSFTVTVSGKSLSGISSIVSASLTWSDGSHNVRSPIVVYT, encoded by the exons ATGGGAGCTCTTCCTGCAAAATCTTCTTATTCTCCTATGTCTCACCATTATAATATCCTTCAAGAAGTTATTGAATCAAG CTCCGTAGAAGATTCTTTGGTCAGAAGCTATGGAAGAAGTTTCAATGGTTTTGCAGCCCAACTCACTGAATCTGAAAGAGATAAACTTATTG GCATGAAAGGTGTGGTTTCGGTATTCCCAAGCAAGGTTTATAAGATTATGACGACAAGATCTTACGAGTTCATGGGACTTGGTGATAAGAGCAACCATGTCCCTGAGGTCGAGAGCAATATAATAGTGGGTGTTATAGACGGTGGAATCTGGCCTGAATCTAAGAGTTTCTCAGACGAAGGCATTGGcccaataccaaaaaaatggaaaggaACTTGCGCAGGAGGAGCTAATTTCACATGCAACAG GAAGGTGATTGGAGCACGACACTATGTGGAGGACTCTGCAAGAGACACTGACGCTCATGGATCACACACGGCTTCGACAGCTGCTGGAAACAAAGTAAAAGGAGTGAGTCTGAATGGTGTGGCAAAAGGAACTGCAAGAGGCGGTGTGCCTTTAGGTAGAATTTCTGTTTACAAAGTGTGTGAGCCAGCGGGTTGTAGTGGTGATCGACTGTTGGCTGCATTTGACGATGCTATAGCGGACGGGGTCGATGTTATAACCATTTCTATTGGAGGCGGTGTTACTCAAGTTGATATCGACCCTATTGCTATTGGATCATTTCACGCGATGGACAAAGGGATTGTTACAACGGTAGCGGTTGGAAACGCCGGCTCTAAACTTGGAAAAGCGGATAACGTTGCACCATGGCTCATATCCGTGGCTGCTGGCTCGACGGATAGAAAATTTGTTACTAATGTGGttaatggagatgacaagaTATTACCT GGGAGATCGATCAATGATTTCGACTTAAAAGGAAAGAAGTATCCTTTGGCGTACGGGAAAACTGCTTCAAACAACTGTACAGAGGAACTAGCAAG GGGTTGTGATAGCGGCTGCCTGAACAATGTGGAGGGAAAGATTGTGGTGTGTGATGTTCCAAATAATGTTACGGAACAGAAAATAGGTGGGGCCGTTGGAACAATCCTTCATGTAACTGATGTTGATACTCCCGGTCTTGGTCATATTCCGGTTGCAACCTTAGATGATACCAATTATGAAGCATTAAGATCTTACGCTCTCTCCTCACC AAACCCGCAAGGAACTATATTGAAGACTGTGACAGTTAAAGATAATGATGCTCCAGTCGTTCCTACCTTCTCTTCTCGCGGTCCAAACAGGCTCTTTAGTGACATTTTGAAG CCTGATATAACAGCTCCAGGAGTGAATATACTAGCAGCATATTCACCATTGGCTCAAACAGCACTTCCTGGACAAAGTGTGGATTACTATTTCATGACCGGAACATCTATGGCTTGCCCTCATGTCGCAGGTGTAGCTGCTTATGTCAAGACAATACGCCCTGATTGGTCCGCTTCTGCCGTAAAATCCGCTATCATGACTACAG CTTGGGCAATGAACGCTTCGAAAAATGCAGAAGCTGAGTTTGCGTATGGATCAGGATTTGTTAACCCTACAGTGGCAGTTGATCCAGGGCTTGTTTACGAAATAGCCAAAGAGGATTACTTGAATATGCTTTGCTCTTTGGACTACTCATCTGTAGGCATTAGTACTATTGCCGGTGGAACCTTTACTTGTTCTGAAAAATCAAAGCTTACTATGAGAAATCTCAACTACCCTTCAATGTCAGCCAAAGTTtcagcttcatcatcttcagatATCACATTTTCAAGAAAAGTCACCAACGTTGGGAAAAAGGGATCCACTTACAAGGCAAAATTGTCTGGGGATCCCAAACTCAGTATAAAAGTCGAACCAGATACGATCACTTTCAAGTCACCTGGAGAGAAGAAGTCTTTCACAGTTACAGTCTCTGGCAAGAGTCTTTCTGGTATCTCTAGTATTGTGTCGGCGTCTCTGACTTGGTCGGATGGATCACACAATGTGAGAAGTCCAATCGTTGTGTATACTTAG
- the LOC104773240 gene encoding protein FRA10AC1, producing the protein MASKATIRSDIYDREERKQQYQAHIRGLNAYERHKKFLKDYVRFYGTDKPAEVKLPVKTDQDTLREGYRFIRSEEDDLNPSWEQRLVKKYYDKLFKEYCIADMSRYKTGKMGLRWRTEKEVMTGKGQFMCGSKHCDEKEGLASYEVNFSYHEAGEDKQALVKLVACERCADKLYYKKRKEGERSESKEKKKQKRKRNQSCSEDDTDEEERRKGKTGKRKSGGGDREGKDDENFDEYMEGMFPGKGDN; encoded by the exons ATGGCTTCGAAGGCAACGATCAGATCTGACATATACGACAGAGAAGAACGCAAGCA GCAATACCAAGCGCATATTCGTGGTTTGAATGCTTACGAGCGGCATAAGAAGTTTTTAAAAGACTACG TTCGTTTTTATGGGACGGATAAGCCAGCTGAAGTCAAGTTACCTGTTAAAACTGATCAGGACACACTAAGAGAAGGATACAG gttTATACGTTCTGAGGAAGATGATTTGAACCCTTCTTGGGAGCAaagattggtgaaaaaataCTATGATAAGCTTTTTAAAGA ATACTGTATAGCTGACATGTCAAGATACAAGACTGGTAAG ATGGGTTTAAGATGGAGAACGGAAAAGGAAGTAATGACTGGGAAAG GGCAGTTTATGTGTGGGAGCAAACATTGTGATGAAAAGGAAGGGTTAGCAAGCTATGAG GTGAATTTTTCTTATCATGAAGCTGGAGAAGACAAACAAGCCCTTGTAAAACTCGTAGCTTGTGAGAG ATGTGCGGATAAGctttattacaaaaaaagaaaggaggGCGAAAGATCAgagagtaaagaaaagaaaaagcagaaACGAAAACG GAATCAATCATGCAGTGAAGATGACACAGATGAAGAGGAGAGGAGAAAAG GGAAAACGGGAAAGCGCAAGTCGGGAGGTGGTGATAGAGAAGGCAAGGATGATGAAAACTTTGACGAATACATGGAGGGAATGTTCCCAGGAAAGGGTGATAATTAG
- the LOC104773244 gene encoding uncharacterized protein LOC104773244 isoform X1, whose product MDPELEPVALTPQKQDNAWKHCEIYKYGDRLQMRCIYCKKMFKGGGITRVKEHLAGKKGQGTICDQVPEDVRLFLQQCIDGTVRRQRKRQKSSSEPLSVGALPPIEGEMLLLPSDVNDDFKSPGSSDVVVQTESVMSGRTKQRTYRSKKNVFENGSGSNNIDLIGRDMDNLIPVAISSEKNIVHPSFREKENAVHMEIGRFLFGIGADFDAANSVNFQPMIDAIASGGFGVSAPTHDDLRGWILKDCVEEMTKEVDECKAMWKRAGCSLLVEELNSDKGVKVLNFLVYCPEKVVFLKSVEASEIVSSSDKLFELLRELVEEIGSTNVVQVITKCEDHYIDAGTKLMDVYPSLYWAPCAAHCIDQMLEEFGKLGWISETIEQARVITRFIYNRSGVLNLLWKFTSGNDILQPASSTSATNFATLNRIAELKSNLQAMVTSAEWNECSYSEEPSGLVMNTITDEAFWKAVELVNHLTGPLLRALRIVSSEKRPATGYVYAAMYRAKDAIKTHLVNRENYMVYWKIIDRWWEQQQHTPLVAAGFFLNPKFFYNASAEMRSEISLSVLDCFEKLVPDDKIQDKILKELSFYKFGNGVFGRNLAIRARDTMLPAEWWSTYGESCLNLSRFAVRVLSQTCSSSVSSSRRNQIPVEQIYQSTNSIEQKRLSDLVFVQYNMRLRQLGHVSGDETLDPLSHNRMDVLKDWVCRDQACVEGNGSADWKLLESIHRNQVVPIMDDTEDLGPGFDDAEIFKGGKEESDEVYYTNTSEKVFT is encoded by the exons ATGGATCCGGAATTGGAACCTGTAGCTCTTACACCGCAGAAACAAGACAATGCATGGAAGCATTGTGAAATCTACAAATACGGGGATAGACTTCAGATGAGGTGTATCTACTGTAAGAAAATGTTCAAAGGTGGAGGTATCACTAGGGTTAAGGAACATCTTGCTGGTAAAAAGGGGCAAGGCACGATCTGTGATCAAGTCCCCGAAGATGTGAGGCTGTTTTTGCAGCAGTGTATTGATGGAACCGTGAGACGTCAGAGGAAGAGACAAAAATCCAGTTCAGAGCCTTTGTCTGTTGGTGCTTTACCTCCTATTGAAGGAGAAATGCTGCTGCTTCCGTCTGATGTGAATGACGATTTTAAATCGCCTGGTAGTTCGGATGTGGTTGTGCAAACCGAGAGTGTGATGAGTGGCAGAACAAAGCAGAGAACTTACAGGAGTAAAAAGAACGTTTTTGAGAATGGTAGTGGGAGCAACAATATTGACCTGATTGGTAGAGACATGGATAATTTGATTCCCGTGGCGATTAGTAGTGAAAAGAACATTGTGCACCCATCTTTTAGAGAGAAGGAGAATGCAGTTCATATGGAGATCGGACGGTTTTTGTTTGGCATTGGAGCTGATTTTGATGCAGCAAACTCTGTTAATTTTCAACCAATGATTGATGCCATTGCCTCTGGAGGATTCGGAGTATCTGCCCCCACTCATGATGACCTTCGAGGTTGGATACTGAAGGATTGTGTAGAGGAAATGACTAAAGAAGTTGATGAATGCAAAGCAATGTGGAAGAGGGCAGGCTGTTCCCTTTTGGTTGAGGAACTAAACTCTGATAAAG GCGTTAAAGTTCTTAACTTTTTGGTTTACTGTCCAGAAAAGGTAGTCTTTCTGAAATCCGTGGAGGCGTCTGAGATAGTGTCTTCTAGTGATAAACTGTTTGAGCTACTTAGGGAGCTGGTTGAAGAAATTGGCAGTACCAATGTTGTTCAAGTGATTACAAAATGCGAAGATCACTACATTGATGCTGGGACAAAGCTGATGGATGTGTATCCTTCTCTATATTGGGCGCCTTGTGCTGCACATTGCATAGATCAGATGCTTGAGGAATTTGGGAAACTAGGCTGGATAAGCGAGACTATCGAACAGGCTCGAGTTATCACAAGGTTTATTTACAACCGTAGTGGTGTTTTGAATTTGTTGTGGAAATTTACTTCGGGTAATGATATCCTGCAACCAGCATCTAGCACTTCTGCCACAAATTTTGCTACATTGAATAGGATAGCCGAGCTCAAATCCAATCTGCAGGCTATGGTTACTTCAGCAGAGTGGAATGAATGTTCATATTCGGAAGAACCTAGCGGGTTGGTGATGAATACCATCACTGATGAAGCGTTTTGGAAGGCAGTAGAGTTGGTGAACCATTTAACAGGTCCTCTTTTGCGTGCTTTGAGAATAGTTTCTTCTGAAAAGAGGCCTGCAACGGGGTATGTCTATGCAGCAATGTACCGagcaaaagatgcaatcaaAACACATCTGGTTAATAGGGAGAATTACATGGTATACTGGAAAATTATAGATCGATGGTGGGAGCAACAACAGCATACACCTTTGGTTGCTGCTGGCTTCTTTCTTAACCCGAAATTCTTTTATAACGCCAGTGCAGAAATGCGTAGTGAGATTAGCTTATCGGTGCTCGATTGTTTCGAGAAACTGGTTCCTGATGACAAGATTCAAGACAAAATCCTCAAGGAGTTATCCTTCTACAAATTTGGTAATGGAGTTTTTGGAAGAAACTTGGCAATCAGAGCTCGGGACACAATGCTTCCTG CTGAGTGGTGGTCTACATATGGAGAAAGCTGCTTGAACCTCTCACGTTTTGCGGTACGTGTTCTTAGTCAGACGTGTAGTTCATCAGTTAGTAGCTCCAGGAGAAACCAGATACCCGTCGAACAAATATACCAATCGACTAACTCCATTGAGCAAAAACGGCTCAGCGATCTTGTGTTTGTTCAGTACAACATGCGTCTCAGACAACT GGGTCATGTAAGCGGGGATGAGACACTAGACCCGTTATCACACAACAGGATGGATGTTCTTAAAGACTGGGTTTGCCGAGACCAAGCTTGTGTAGAAGGGAATGGAAGTGCTGACTGGAAGTTGCTAGAGTCTATTCATAGGAATCAAGTAGTACCGATCATGGATGATACTGAAGACTTGGGCCCAG GTTTCGATGATGCTGAGATATTCAAGGGAGGCAAGGAAGAGAGTGATGAAGTTTATTATACAAACACATCAGAGAAGGTATTCACGTGA
- the LOC104773244 gene encoding uncharacterized protein LOC104773244 isoform X2, translating to MDPELEPVALTPQKQDNAWKHCEIYKYGDRLQMRCIYCKKMFKGGGITRVKEHLAGKKGQGTICDQVPEDVRLFLQQCIDGTVRRQRKRQKSSSEPLSVGALPPIEGEMLLLPSDVNDDFKSPGSSDVVVQTESVMSGRTKQRTYRSKKNVFENGSGSNNIDLIGRDMDNLIPVAISSEKNIVHPSFREKENAVHMEIGRFLFGIGADFDAANSVNFQPMIDAIASGGFGVSAPTHDDLRGWILKDCVEEMTKEVDECKAMWKRAGCSLLVEELNSDKGVKVLNFLVYCPEKVVFLKSVEASEIVSSSDKLFELLRELVEEIGSTNVVQVITKCEDHYIDAGTKLMDVYPSLYWAPCAAHCIDQMLEEFGKLGWISETIEQARVITRFIYNRSGVLNLLWKFTSGNDILQPASSTSATNFATLNRIAELKSNLQAMVTSAEWNECSYSEEPSGLVMNTITDEAFWKAVELVNHLTGPLLRALRIVSSEKRPATGYVYAAMYRAKDAIKTHLVNRENYMVYWKIIDRWWEQQQHTPLVAAGFFLNPKFFYNASAEMRSEISLSVLDCFEKLVPDDKIQDKILKELSFYKFGNGVFGRNLAIRARDTMLPAEWWSTYGESCLNLSRFAVRVLSQTCSSSVSSSRRNQIPVEQIYQSTNSIEQKRLSDLVFVQYNMRLRQLGHVSGDETLDPLSHNRMDVLKDWVCRDQACVEGNGSADWKLLESIHRNQVVPIMDDTEDLGPGFDDAEIFKGGKEESDEVYYTNTSEKVFT from the exons ATGGATCCGGAATTGGAACCTGTAGCTCTTACACCGCAGAAACAAGACAATGCATGGAAGCATTGTGAAATCTACAAATACGGGGATAGACTTCAGATGAGGTGTATCTACTGTAAGAAAATGTTCAAAGGTGGAGGTATCACTAGGGTTAAGGAACATCTTGCTGGTAAAAAGGGGCAAGGCACGATCTGTGATCAAGTCCCCGAAGATGTGAGGCTGTTTTTGCAGCAGTGTATTGATGGAACCGTGAGACGTCAGAGGAAGAGACAAAAATCCAGTTCAGAGCCTTTGTCTGTTGGTGCTTTACCTCCTATTGAAGGAGAAATGCTGCTGCTTCCGTCTGATGTGAATGACGATTTTAAATCGCCTGGTAGTTCGGATGTGGTTGTGCAAACCGAGAGTGTGATGAGTGGCAGAACAAAGCAGAGAACTTACAGGAGTAAAAAGAACGTTTTTGAGAATGGTAGTGGGAGCAACAATATTGACCTGATTGGTAGAGACATGGATAATTTGATTCCCGTGGCGATTAGTAGTGAAAAGAACATTGTGCACCCATCTTTTAGAGAGAAGGAGAATGCAGTTCATATGGAGATCGGACGGTTTTTGTTTGGCATTGGAGCTGATTTTGATGCAGCAAACTCTGTTAATTTTCAACCAATGATTGATGCCATTGCCTCTGGAGGATTCGGAGTATCTGCCCCCACTCATGATGACCTTCGAG GTTGGATACTGAAGGATTGTGTAGAGGAAATGACTAAAGAAGTTGATGAATGCAAAGCAATGTGGAAGAGGGCAGGCTGTTCCCTTTTGGTTGAGGAACTAAACTCTGATAAAGGCGTTAAAGTTCTTAACTTTTTGGTTTACTGTCCAGAAAAGGTAGTCTTTCTGAAATCCGTGGAGGCGTCTGAGATAGTGTCTTCTAGTGATAAACTGTTTGAGCTACTTAGGGAGCTGGTTGAAGAAATTGGCAGTACCAATGTTGTTCAAGTGATTACAAAATGCGAAGATCACTACATTGATGCTGGGACAAAGCTGATGGATGTGTATCCTTCTCTATATTGGGCGCCTTGTGCTGCACATTGCATAGATCAGATGCTTGAGGAATTTGGGAAACTAGGCTGGATAAGCGAGACTATCGAACAGGCTCGAGTTATCACAAGGTTTATTTACAACCGTAGTGGTGTTTTGAATTTGTTGTGGAAATTTACTTCGGGTAATGATATCCTGCAACCAGCATCTAGCACTTCTGCCACAAATTTTGCTACATTGAATAGGATAGCCGAGCTCAAATCCAATCTGCAGGCTATGGTTACTTCAGCAGAGTGGAATGAATGTTCATATTCGGAAGAACCTAGCGGGTTGGTGATGAATACCATCACTGATGAAGCGTTTTGGAAGGCAGTAGAGTTGGTGAACCATTTAACAGGTCCTCTTTTGCGTGCTTTGAGAATAGTTTCTTCTGAAAAGAGGCCTGCAACGGGGTATGTCTATGCAGCAATGTACCGagcaaaagatgcaatcaaAACACATCTGGTTAATAGGGAGAATTACATGGTATACTGGAAAATTATAGATCGATGGTGGGAGCAACAACAGCATACACCTTTGGTTGCTGCTGGCTTCTTTCTTAACCCGAAATTCTTTTATAACGCCAGTGCAGAAATGCGTAGTGAGATTAGCTTATCGGTGCTCGATTGTTTCGAGAAACTGGTTCCTGATGACAAGATTCAAGACAAAATCCTCAAGGAGTTATCCTTCTACAAATTTGGTAATGGAGTTTTTGGAAGAAACTTGGCAATCAGAGCTCGGGACACAATGCTTCCTG CTGAGTGGTGGTCTACATATGGAGAAAGCTGCTTGAACCTCTCACGTTTTGCGGTACGTGTTCTTAGTCAGACGTGTAGTTCATCAGTTAGTAGCTCCAGGAGAAACCAGATACCCGTCGAACAAATATACCAATCGACTAACTCCATTGAGCAAAAACGGCTCAGCGATCTTGTGTTTGTTCAGTACAACATGCGTCTCAGACAACT GGGTCATGTAAGCGGGGATGAGACACTAGACCCGTTATCACACAACAGGATGGATGTTCTTAAAGACTGGGTTTGCCGAGACCAAGCTTGTGTAGAAGGGAATGGAAGTGCTGACTGGAAGTTGCTAGAGTCTATTCATAGGAATCAAGTAGTACCGATCATGGATGATACTGAAGACTTGGGCCCAG GTTTCGATGATGCTGAGATATTCAAGGGAGGCAAGGAAGAGAGTGATGAAGTTTATTATACAAACACATCAGAGAAGGTATTCACGTGA
- the LOC104773243 gene encoding uncharacterized protein LOC104773243 isoform X1 translates to MDKLLENHQFATHAIAASASVSLGTALAYPLDTIKTIIQVGSGPSKKLRPFQVVNRVLRFSGYSGLYSGLGSLTLGRISGVGARFGVYEILTAFYKDGRHDNYVSVGEAFLAGMVGGAAETVVTSPFELIKVRKQVTAASRAPNAAAVAETAPVSPMITKLLRRYTLDVKSLTQTVSLLSVLNHKHPNMTAALQEYPWMMTGTGNPPSAMDVKRPLDVASLEGYRALWRNLRSGLVRDCLYGGVFFSTWQFLHEAMVGWKAVGMNPLPSSEEEIGPLSPVAISIAAGISGAVAAAASHSFDTARTRAQCVILPKYTAKERKFLKWNKPGKRLERWTGIHPTDRNLLFRGIGIRMARSSVASTVIVGSYYLAVDLLVPK, encoded by the exons ATGGATAAGCTTCTTGAGAATCATCAGTTTGCGACGCATGCCATCGCTGCCTCTGCTTCTGTATCGTTAGGAACTGCTCTCGCTTATCCTCTGGATACAATCAAAACCATTATCCAG GTTGGTTCAGGACCCAGTAAGAAATTACGCCCCTTTCAAGTTGTGAATAGAGTTCTTCGCTTCTCTGGCTATTCAG GTCTGTACAGTGGTCTTGGATCGTTAACTTTAGGAAGGATTTCAGGTGTTGGTGCAAGGTTTGGTGTCTATGAGATCCTAACAGCTTTCTACAAAG ATGGTCGACATGATAACTATGTGAGTGTCGGTGAAGCTTTTCTAGCTGGGATGGTGGGAGGTGCAGCAGAAACAGTGGTGACTTCTCCATTTGAGCTTATCAAAGTCAGAAAACAAGTGACTGCTGCATCACGGGCTCCAAATGCTGCCGCTGTTGCAGAGACCGCACCTGTTTCACCTATGATCACAAAACTGCTAAGAAGATACACTCTTGATGTAAAGTCGTTGACGCAAACAGTCAGTCTCTTATCCGTCTTGAATCATAAACATCCGAACATGACAGCCGCTTTGCAAGAGTACCCGTGGATGATGACTGGAACAGGAAACCCGCCATCAGCCATGGATGTTAAGAGACCGCTCGATGTTGCCTCACTTGAAGGATATAGAGCTTTATGGAGGAATCTACGTTCGGGTCTTGTAAGAGATTGTCTTTATGGAGGAGTGTTCTTCTCGACGTGGCAGTTTCTTCACGAGGCAATGGTCGGTTGGAAAGCTGTTGGAATGAATCCTTTGCCCAG TTCTGAAGAAGAAATCGGACCATTATCTCCGGTAGCCATTAGCATTGCTGCTGGGATTTCCGGTGCCGTTGCAGCTGCAGCATCTCATAGCTTTGACACAGCAAGAACACGTGCGCAGTGTGTAATATTGCCGAAG TATACAGCAAAAGAGAGGAAGTTTCTGAAATGGAATAAACCTGGGAAGAGATTAGAGAGATGGACAGGAATACATCCTACAGACAGAAATCTCCTGTTCCGAGGGATTGGGATAAGAATGGCTCGAAGCTCTGTTGCATCAACGGTGATCGTTGGAAGCTATTACTTAGCTGTCGATCTATTAGTTCCCAAGTGA
- the LOC104773242 gene encoding transmembrane protein 87A-like, which produces MNFLMLSWAILEICFLKWIFRSLWKTLKKLKLNKNIAKLQLYKKFAAVLVIMVVLNLFWIYVELYIYDSIRDLWQSKWIIPVFWYLLSYLLLV; this is translated from the exons ATGAATTTCCTAATGCTCTCTTGGGCTATACTGGAAATTTGCTTTCTCAAGTGGATTTTCAGGTCATTGTGGAAGACTCTTAAGAAGCTTAAG ctTAACAAGAACATTGCTAAACTGCAACTCTACAAGAAGTTTGCAGCTGTGCTTGTGATCATGGTTGTTCTAAACTTGTTCTGGATCTATGTGGAG TTGTATATCTATGACTCAATAAGGGACTTATGGCAATCGAAGTGGATTATTCCAGTGTTCTGGTATCTACTTTCTTACCTACTGTTGGTCTGA
- the LOC104773243 gene encoding uncharacterized protein LOC104773243 isoform X2 yields MVGGAAETVVTSPFELIKVRKQVTAASRAPNAAAVAETAPVSPMITKLLRRYTLDVKSLTQTVSLLSVLNHKHPNMTAALQEYPWMMTGTGNPPSAMDVKRPLDVASLEGYRALWRNLRSGLVRDCLYGGVFFSTWQFLHEAMVGWKAVGMNPLPSSEEEIGPLSPVAISIAAGISGAVAAAASHSFDTARTRAQCVILPKYTAKERKFLKWNKPGKRLERWTGIHPTDRNLLFRGIGIRMARSSVASTVIVGSYYLAVDLLVPK; encoded by the exons ATGGTGGGAGGTGCAGCAGAAACAGTGGTGACTTCTCCATTTGAGCTTATCAAAGTCAGAAAACAAGTGACTGCTGCATCACGGGCTCCAAATGCTGCCGCTGTTGCAGAGACCGCACCTGTTTCACCTATGATCACAAAACTGCTAAGAAGATACACTCTTGATGTAAAGTCGTTGACGCAAACAGTCAGTCTCTTATCCGTCTTGAATCATAAACATCCGAACATGACAGCCGCTTTGCAAGAGTACCCGTGGATGATGACTGGAACAGGAAACCCGCCATCAGCCATGGATGTTAAGAGACCGCTCGATGTTGCCTCACTTGAAGGATATAGAGCTTTATGGAGGAATCTACGTTCGGGTCTTGTAAGAGATTGTCTTTATGGAGGAGTGTTCTTCTCGACGTGGCAGTTTCTTCACGAGGCAATGGTCGGTTGGAAAGCTGTTGGAATGAATCCTTTGCCCAG TTCTGAAGAAGAAATCGGACCATTATCTCCGGTAGCCATTAGCATTGCTGCTGGGATTTCCGGTGCCGTTGCAGCTGCAGCATCTCATAGCTTTGACACAGCAAGAACACGTGCGCAGTGTGTAATATTGCCGAAG TATACAGCAAAAGAGAGGAAGTTTCTGAAATGGAATAAACCTGGGAAGAGATTAGAGAGATGGACAGGAATACATCCTACAGACAGAAATCTCCTGTTCCGAGGGATTGGGATAAGAATGGCTCGAAGCTCTGTTGCATCAACGGTGATCGTTGGAAGCTATTACTTAGCTGTCGATCTATTAGTTCCCAAGTGA
- the LOC104773246 gene encoding 60S ribosomal protein L27-3, whose product MVKFLKQNKAVILLQGRYAGKKAVIVKSFDDGTRDRGYGHCLVAGLKKYPSKVIRKDSAKKTAKKSRVKCFIKLVNYQHLMPTRYTLDVDLKEVATLDALQSKDKKVAALKEAKAKLEERFKTGKNRWFFTKLRF is encoded by the coding sequence ATGGTGAAGTTCTTGAAGCAGAACAAGGCTGTGATCCTTCTTCAAGGACGTTACGCCGGGAAGAAAGCCGTCATCGTCAAATCCTTCGACGACGGTACACGTGATCGTGGCTACGGACACTGCCTCGTCGCCGGGCTCAAGAAGTACCCGAGCAAAGTCATCCGCAAAGACTCAGCCAAGAAGACTGCCAAGAAATCTAGGGTTAAGTGTTTCATCAAGCTCGTTAACTACCAGCATCTGATGCCCACGCGTTACACACTCGACGTGGATCTCAAGGAAGTCGCGACCCTTGATGCCCTTCAGTCCAAGGATAAGAAGGTTGCTGCTCTTAAGGAGGCCAAGGCTAAGCTTGAGGAGAGGTTCAAGACTGGCAAGAACAGATGGTTCTTCACCAAGCTCAGGTTCTGA